Proteins found in one Pontibacter sp. SGAir0037 genomic segment:
- a CDS encoding glycan-binding surface protein encodes MKLNYKSLLFLFLAFAMVGMFSACSKEDDLPNDGKPVIQYIRITRPDASDSLIVKAGQGAMIAIIGQNLQNAREIWFNDRQGSLSPTFITNTTIITRVPTQIPTDITDKLKIVFANGEVLLHDFEVRISKPLLTNLMSEYVNAGDIATIVGDFFYEHEPIVVTFTGGAQGEVVSVEDNNRLHVRVPEGAEPGPITVKTYFGQSKSAFWFRDNRNIIAGFENTDFSGWWHGKDFIKESDAEIEAINGKFMRINRNLGAWGWFEMWVGEGTIKEDTKNIPADAFANPAKYSMKFEINTLASLTGAEIKMYMGNGAVGDRDNGSYTWKPNLNTEGEWQTVSIPFEDILEANNNDKNKFEYNPNGYVVSFHFSGPLAVNANFGLDNIRVVPTTL; translated from the coding sequence ATGAAATTAAATTATAAATCACTGCTGTTCCTTTTCCTTGCTTTTGCAATGGTAGGAATGTTCTCAGCTTGTTCGAAAGAAGATGATCTTCCGAACGATGGAAAGCCGGTCATTCAATATATCAGAATAACCAGACCTGATGCGTCTGATTCGCTTATTGTTAAGGCTGGCCAGGGCGCCATGATTGCCATTATAGGTCAGAACCTTCAGAACGCACGTGAAATCTGGTTTAATGATAGGCAAGGATCCTTAAGCCCGACTTTCATTACGAATACAACTATTATTACCAGGGTACCGACCCAGATTCCTACAGATATCACTGATAAGCTAAAGATTGTTTTTGCCAATGGAGAGGTATTGCTTCATGATTTTGAAGTTAGAATAAGCAAGCCGCTACTTACAAATTTAATGAGTGAGTATGTGAATGCAGGAGACATAGCCACCATAGTAGGTGATTTCTTTTACGAACATGAGCCTATTGTTGTAACTTTTACTGGTGGAGCACAAGGAGAAGTTGTATCAGTTGAGGATAATAACAGGTTGCATGTACGGGTTCCGGAGGGAGCAGAACCTGGGCCTATAACTGTTAAAACCTACTTTGGGCAATCAAAGTCGGCCTTCTGGTTCCGCGATAACCGAAACATTATTGCTGGTTTCGAGAATACCGATTTTTCTGGCTGGTGGCATGGAAAGGACTTTATCAAAGAATCAGATGCTGAAATAGAGGCAATTAATGGTAAGTTCATGCGCATAAATAGAAATCTTGGTGCTTGGGGCTGGTTCGAAATGTGGGTAGGAGAAGGTACAATAAAAGAGGATACAAAAAATATACCTGCCGATGCATTTGCAAATCCTGCTAAGTATAGCATGAAGTTTGAAATTAATACCTTGGCTTCGCTTACTGGTGCTGAAATTAAGATGTATATGGGAAATGGTGCTGTTGGCGACAGAGACAATGGCAGTTATACCTGGAAGCCTAACCTTAATACTGAAGGTGAGTGGCAAACTGTAAGCATTCCATTTGAGGATATTCTGGAGGCAAATAACAATGATAAAAATAAGTTCGAGTATAATCCGAACGGTTATGTTGTGTCCTTTCACTTTAGTGGTCCTCTGGCTGTAAATGCAAACTTTGGGCTGGATAATATCCGTGTTGTACCAACTACACTTTAA
- a CDS encoding IPT/TIG domain-containing protein, whose product MNKIYKFFWLLAVPLLSFMVTGCVDEEDYVDLHPRIASIAPVRGVPGTEVTIMGRNLAGISSVRIGDLELDAGNFRIAGDNSIVITIPEDAEAGSQQVRLTGSSGSSVVNFEVQGAVAMPDYVIFNDALHADWEAWGGWGGVASDMANNENPMEGAGTRNMKISWSDAWGGFQLHPTNPNPFRLADYSRVMISVMGGAGMDGKKIHLFIKTTAGTEGPKKEIVLTEDYVSYSIPLSELGNPVDINELNLQNEEGGTLIYVDAFGLD is encoded by the coding sequence ATGAATAAGATTTATAAGTTTTTTTGGCTCCTGGCTGTTCCTCTACTATCATTCATGGTAACAGGATGTGTTGATGAGGAGGATTATGTTGACCTACATCCTAGGATAGCTTCTATTGCTCCGGTAAGAGGTGTGCCAGGTACAGAAGTGACGATCATGGGGAGAAACTTAGCTGGCATTAGTTCAGTAAGAATTGGAGATTTGGAACTTGATGCAGGTAACTTTCGCATAGCAGGAGATAACAGCATTGTTATAACTATACCAGAAGATGCGGAGGCAGGAAGCCAGCAGGTAAGGTTAACAGGTTCTTCTGGTTCTTCGGTAGTTAATTTTGAAGTACAAGGTGCGGTTGCAATGCCTGACTATGTTATTTTTAATGATGCGCTTCATGCTGATTGGGAAGCATGGGGTGGCTGGGGAGGCGTTGCCTCTGATATGGCCAACAATGAGAATCCGATGGAAGGTGCAGGCACAAGAAATATGAAAATATCTTGGAGCGACGCTTGGGGTGGTTTTCAACTGCACCCAACAAATCCGAACCCATTCAGGCTGGCAGATTACTCCAGAGTAATGATATCTGTTATGGGTGGTGCAGGTATGGATGGAAAGAAAATCCATCTATTCATAAAAACCACTGCTGGAACAGAAGGTCCTAAAAAAGAGATTGTGCTTACGGAAGATTATGTGTCTTATAGCATTCCTCTTTCTGAACTTGGAAATCCTGTTGATATAAATGAGCTAAACCTTCAGAATGAAGAGGGTGGAACACTTATTTATGTAGATGCCTTTGGACTAGACTAG
- a CDS encoding IPT/TIG domain-containing protein, translating into MGWIISVLYQLHFNSKRIKKLHMKSFYNIRLLLLVCLVICFGIITSCDDDDDALTNSGEVELLSFGPTGAQHGEELRFIGRNLNKVEAIVLPGVTVAKADFKAQSSELITLIIPAEATEGKVTLKLAGGQELVTKTVLSFEVPVTIATITEKARPGANITITGTKLNWITGVIFSTEPIDTVDEFVSQTPSELVLTVPVNAKTGKLLILTGGTEPLELETEEEFVVALPTVTALAPGLVRHEENLTLTGTDLDLLGAIVFPGGTRVSDFVSQTANQVVVKVPNNANAGSLTLVAKNSLVATETEVELKLVLPAITSMTPNPVKHGANLTISGTNLDHVKSVVFNGEGAVASTFVSQSSSSIVVTVPNKATAGNLKFITKRGDYSVTTAAELRIVLPAITNATPSPVDPGANLTITGTNLDLVKSVVFNGDASVSNFVSKTASQIVVTIPNNARSGALKLVTTSNFEVTTQTEVEVVLPAVTSLTPSPVLPGAYLTLNGSGLNLIKEVRFVGGAKVTSFLAQTASQIILGVPANAKTGKLTLVTVRNLEIETSQTVEVGTGGPAPLAYALYEDALQNGWQEWTTGANKPDLANTEHVLVGSKAIKVNINQWGSWGGGFSTAAAPAGKYTEFTFWVYGAPGVNGKVRLLVNPGNWDDRTTFTVVEGKWTEVTIQLADLTDNNGVRNPATWSDIRFQSEISGEMWFDHIGFR; encoded by the coding sequence TTGGGCTGGATAATATCCGTGTTGTACCAACTACACTTTAATAGCAAGAGAATAAAAAAATTACATATGAAAAGTTTTTATAACATAAGGCTGCTATTGCTTGTATGCCTGGTAATATGTTTCGGTATCATTACCTCGTGTGACGACGACGATGATGCACTTACAAATTCGGGTGAGGTAGAATTATTAAGCTTTGGCCCGACGGGTGCTCAACACGGAGAAGAGCTGCGATTTATTGGTAGAAATTTAAATAAAGTAGAAGCTATTGTCTTACCCGGCGTTACAGTTGCTAAAGCAGATTTTAAGGCACAGTCATCTGAACTGATCACGCTTATAATACCGGCAGAAGCAACTGAAGGTAAGGTTACTCTTAAACTTGCTGGCGGGCAAGAACTGGTAACTAAAACTGTGCTAAGTTTCGAAGTGCCGGTTACTATTGCTACTATAACTGAAAAAGCAAGACCCGGAGCCAATATTACTATTACAGGTACTAAACTTAATTGGATAACAGGGGTTATATTTTCAACTGAACCCATTGATACGGTAGATGAGTTTGTATCTCAAACTCCTTCTGAACTAGTTCTTACTGTGCCAGTTAATGCGAAAACAGGCAAATTGCTGATTTTAACAGGTGGTACAGAGCCTTTAGAGCTTGAAACGGAAGAAGAGTTTGTTGTTGCATTACCAACTGTGACGGCTTTAGCGCCTGGCTTAGTCAGACATGAAGAAAACCTGACATTAACTGGTACTGATTTGGACTTGCTTGGAGCCATCGTATTTCCAGGAGGTACAAGAGTTTCTGATTTTGTTAGCCAAACAGCTAACCAGGTTGTGGTAAAGGTGCCTAATAATGCAAATGCCGGTTCCCTTACACTGGTTGCGAAAAATTCGTTAGTAGCAACAGAAACAGAGGTCGAATTAAAGCTTGTACTACCAGCAATCACCTCTATGACTCCGAATCCAGTTAAGCATGGTGCTAATCTTACAATAAGTGGTACCAATCTCGATCATGTAAAATCAGTCGTTTTCAACGGAGAAGGAGCAGTTGCCTCAACGTTTGTAAGTCAGAGCAGCAGCAGCATTGTAGTAACTGTTCCGAACAAAGCCACAGCCGGAAACCTAAAATTCATTACAAAACGTGGTGACTATTCTGTGACAACTGCGGCTGAACTTAGAATTGTTTTACCTGCCATTACAAATGCTACTCCATCACCGGTTGATCCTGGAGCTAACCTAACAATTACAGGTACTAATCTGGATCTTGTTAAATCTGTAGTGTTCAATGGTGATGCTTCTGTCTCAAACTTTGTAAGTAAAACAGCTAGTCAAATTGTTGTTACCATACCTAATAATGCCAGAAGTGGTGCTCTAAAATTAGTAACAACCAGTAACTTTGAAGTAACAACCCAAACTGAAGTTGAAGTTGTTTTACCTGCTGTAACTTCTCTTACTCCTTCCCCGGTACTGCCAGGTGCATATTTAACACTTAATGGATCTGGTTTAAATCTGATTAAAGAAGTACGTTTTGTAGGAGGCGCAAAAGTAACAAGCTTTTTAGCTCAAACAGCTTCGCAGATCATTTTAGGTGTACCTGCAAATGCAAAGACAGGTAAGTTAACGCTTGTAACTGTTCGTAATCTTGAAATAGAAACGAGCCAGACTGTTGAAGTTGGAACTGGCGGGCCGGCACCATTAGCTTATGCGCTATATGAAGATGCTTTGCAAAACGGATGGCAGGAATGGACAACAGGAGCTAATAAGCCTGATCTAGCTAATACAGAGCATGTACTTGTTGGATCAAAGGCCATAAAAGTGAATATAAACCAATGGGGATCCTGGGGCGGTGGTTTTAGTACAGCGGCTGCACCTGCCGGAAAGTATACTGAATTTACATTTTGGGTATATGGTGCTCCAGGTGTAAATGGTAAAGTCAGGTTGCTTGTTAATCCAGGTAACTGGGATGATCGAACAACATTTACTGTTGTAGAAGGCAAATGGACAGAGGTTACTATTCAACTGGCTGATCTTACAGATAACAATGGAGTCAGAAACCCAGCCACCTGGTCTGACATTCGGTTCCAATCAGAGATAAGCGGAGAGATGTGGTTTGACCACATTGGGTTTAGGTAA
- a CDS encoding SusC/RagA family TonB-linked outer membrane protein → MKHLYFHRKYSVDNPVSISFRKLKYTPLLVVLMLLQSIVGFAQTTQTITGKIISAADNSGLPGVSVRVKGTTTGAVTNVEGNFTLQAAENAVLQVSYIGYVTQEVSVNGRSQLTIALAEDQKVLSEVVVTALGIERETKSLGYAVSEVSNEQITGNGETNPISSLAGKVAGVNVSGSTAGPTGSNRVVIRGIRELNGNNQPLYVIDGVPAVNGNVGGGVGTGVYGGGYDTGDGLSDINPNDIESISVLKGSAAAALYGSRALNGVILITTKSGKNRKGLGVELNSNTTIDQISTVYKDRQQTYGQGQNGVFPRDAINANDITQNWGPRFGDPNFAERIQADGSIRPYQIIDDNAQSFYRTGRTLLNTVAVVGGNEETNFRASYSNTDIEDVFPQSGVDRNNITLRASSKISKGLTVDGKVALTDERVRFRPALGDELNNIGNALAGLALNFDQEWLRYYENESGAYIPYSGDQYRANPYWTLNRTNNASSKRRVNGLLNVGYKFNDMFNLNLQAGTDFFRFSNQVFEDIGTPTRVGGSLNLFESNVSETNYQGIFNFNKDVTSDITVGASFGGNIMRYRSEGTQILGTQAGKAGGDNITNFANVNVTPIPGDRDIYSVFATANFSFRDYLFFSLQGRQDWASTLTTKENTNDYSFFYPAVDASLVLTDALDIKSDVLSFGKIRAAYGQVGSDFSPYQTNFAYRLTGRYYNGMPMGEILGTTIPNANLRPQIKTSFELGADVRLFLDKVGIDFTFYNEVTSDVLLQIPVPTTTGFERAALNAGELKNTGVEILLRTTPVELANGFRWDLSVNFAKNRNEVVQITNELDAFVVDQARWASAQIVAQVGRPFGTIVGPALLRDAQGRIVHDASGLPMRTQQEDIVLGETLADWTGGLTNSFSYKGFELRGTLDIRKGGDIYSMTNRQMYQNGSHIDTEAGRESWNEYQQAVRAYQDANPGASSAEVMANVPQNGRGFIGAGVNENGEANTVPVSPSAYWNAYAQSPEGFIYDGSYIKLRDLGLNYTFDRTVLKGLPIQSITVGVIGRNLAILYKNVPNIDPESSYNNSNGQGFEYGSLPARRRYGVNLVVRF, encoded by the coding sequence ATGAAGCATCTGTACTTTCACAGGAAATATTCAGTGGATAATCCTGTAAGTATTTCATTCAGAAAATTAAAGTATACTCCCTTGCTGGTAGTATTAATGCTATTGCAGAGCATTGTTGGCTTTGCACAAACAACTCAAACTATTACAGGTAAGATAATTTCGGCCGCAGATAATAGTGGGTTGCCGGGTGTAAGTGTTCGGGTAAAAGGAACAACTACCGGTGCTGTTACTAATGTGGAAGGTAACTTTACCCTGCAAGCGGCAGAAAATGCTGTACTCCAGGTGTCATATATTGGCTACGTAACACAGGAAGTAAGTGTAAACGGCAGGTCACAGCTAACTATAGCCCTGGCAGAAGATCAGAAAGTGCTCAGCGAAGTAGTTGTGACTGCCTTGGGAATAGAAAGAGAAACCAAATCTTTAGGATATGCAGTTTCTGAAGTATCTAATGAGCAAATAACTGGTAACGGCGAAACCAATCCGATTTCCTCGCTGGCCGGTAAAGTGGCAGGTGTAAATGTTTCCGGTAGTACTGCCGGCCCCACAGGATCGAACCGTGTTGTTATTCGTGGTATCCGTGAATTGAATGGAAACAACCAACCGCTCTATGTGATAGATGGCGTGCCAGCCGTAAATGGAAATGTCGGAGGTGGTGTTGGTACTGGTGTTTATGGTGGAGGCTATGACACAGGTGATGGTTTATCTGATATAAACCCTAACGATATTGAGTCTATTTCTGTGCTGAAAGGCTCTGCCGCAGCAGCTCTTTATGGTAGCCGTGCCTTAAATGGAGTAATTCTGATTACAACTAAGTCTGGTAAAAACAGAAAAGGCTTAGGGGTAGAGTTGAACAGCAACACCACTATTGACCAGATCAGCACTGTGTATAAAGACCGGCAGCAAACTTATGGCCAGGGGCAGAATGGGGTATTTCCCAGAGATGCGATAAATGCCAATGATATAACTCAAAACTGGGGCCCCAGATTCGGCGATCCTAATTTTGCAGAGCGTATACAGGCAGATGGTTCGATTCGACCTTATCAGATAATTGATGATAATGCGCAGTCTTTTTACCGTACTGGTAGAACGTTATTAAATACAGTGGCAGTAGTTGGTGGTAATGAAGAAACCAATTTCAGGGCCTCTTACTCAAATACTGATATTGAAGATGTTTTTCCACAAAGCGGTGTAGACAGAAATAACATTACGCTAAGGGCTTCTAGTAAAATTTCGAAAGGGTTAACCGTAGATGGTAAAGTAGCCCTGACAGATGAAAGAGTAAGATTTCGACCTGCTTTAGGTGACGAACTAAACAATATAGGTAACGCATTGGCTGGTCTTGCTTTAAATTTTGACCAGGAGTGGCTGCGTTATTATGAAAATGAATCCGGTGCCTATATACCATACAGTGGTGATCAGTACAGAGCAAACCCATACTGGACCCTGAATAGAACAAATAATGCCAGTTCGAAGCGCAGAGTAAACGGATTACTTAATGTGGGTTATAAGTTTAACGATATGTTTAACCTGAACCTGCAGGCGGGTACAGACTTTTTCAGGTTTAGTAACCAGGTATTTGAAGACATTGGTACGCCTACAAGGGTGGGTGGTTCCTTAAACCTGTTCGAGTCAAACGTTAGCGAAACGAACTATCAGGGTATTTTTAACTTCAACAAAGATGTAACAAGCGACATCACGGTTGGAGCTTCCTTCGGAGGTAACATTATGAGGTATCGTAGCGAAGGAACACAAATATTAGGAACACAGGCCGGCAAAGCCGGTGGCGATAACATTACCAATTTTGCTAATGTTAATGTTACGCCAATTCCAGGAGACAGAGATATTTACTCTGTGTTTGCTACTGCTAATTTTAGCTTCAGAGACTATCTTTTCTTTAGCCTGCAAGGCAGACAGGACTGGGCCTCTACATTAACAACAAAAGAAAATACAAATGATTATTCCTTCTTTTATCCGGCAGTTGATGCGAGCCTTGTCCTGACAGATGCTCTAGACATAAAATCAGATGTACTATCATTTGGTAAAATCAGGGCAGCTTATGGTCAGGTTGGCAGTGACTTTTCGCCTTATCAGACAAACTTTGCTTATAGGCTAACGGGCAGGTATTACAACGGCATGCCAATGGGTGAAATTTTAGGTACAACCATTCCAAATGCTAACCTGAGACCACAAATCAAGACTTCTTTCGAACTTGGGGCTGATGTGCGTTTATTCTTGGATAAAGTAGGCATCGACTTTACCTTCTATAATGAGGTAACAAGTGATGTCCTGCTGCAAATTCCGGTACCAACTACAACCGGTTTCGAAAGAGCCGCTCTGAATGCGGGTGAGTTAAAAAATACCGGAGTTGAAATTTTATTACGTACCACTCCAGTTGAACTTGCCAATGGTTTCCGTTGGGACCTGTCTGTGAACTTTGCTAAAAACAGAAATGAAGTAGTACAGATTACCAATGAACTGGATGCCTTTGTAGTTGACCAAGCCCGTTGGGCAAGTGCCCAGATTGTGGCACAAGTGGGCAGACCTTTCGGAACTATTGTAGGTCCTGCTCTTCTTCGTGATGCGCAAGGTCGAATTGTACATGATGCCAGCGGATTACCCATGAGAACTCAGCAAGAGGATATTGTTCTGGGAGAAACTCTGGCTGATTGGACAGGTGGTTTAACTAACTCTTTCTCTTATAAAGGATTTGAGTTACGAGGTACGCTTGATATAAGAAAAGGCGGGGATATTTATTCTATGACAAACCGACAGATGTATCAGAACGGATCCCACATCGATACAGAGGCCGGGCGTGAATCCTGGAATGAATATCAGCAGGCGGTAAGAGCTTATCAGGATGCTAATCCGGGGGCTTCTAGTGCCGAAGTAATGGCTAATGTGCCGCAAAACGGGCGTGGGTTTATAGGTGCAGGTGTAAATGAAAACGGAGAGGCAAACACTGTTCCTGTTTCTCCATCTGCTTACTGGAATGCATATGCACAGAGTCCTGAAGGCTTTATATATGATGGAAGTTATATAAAACTAAGAGATCTGGGGCTAAACTACACCTTCGACAGGACAGTTTTAAAAGGATTACCGATTCAGTCTATCACGGTTGGTGTTATAGGCAGAAACCTGGCTATTCTTTACAAGAATGTCCCTAATATCGATCCGGAGTCAAGCTATAATAACAGCAATGGGCAAGGCTTTGAGTATGGCTCACTTCCTGCAAGGAGAAGATACGGTGTTAACCTGGTAGTAAGATTTTAA
- a CDS encoding SusD/RagB family nutrient-binding outer membrane lipoprotein: MKKVSFIVAAILVVLQGCTDHFNELNVNPASFAEVEPGTQLTKIQLDMTGNRELVWYEDLGITSPLAQQLSGSWWVQHGGQYRTTERSHFYSLWEQTYPREIKNITDIIRVTANDPNQVNMNSVARMMRVYIFAKLTDLYGDIPYSEAAQGYTQGIFLPKYDKQEAIYADFFKELDEAVRGMDNARPRATGDIWYSGDVNKWRKFGNSLRLRLGMRLTKVNAAEAQKQVAAAIAAPGGLMESVADNAVTRHAATPFTAGSGDITGNGRSQVFQSTNNSESYRLTRPLVNLMKNQNDPRLFIFGGTYLKVEAGGIYPGDAESNPAANDITPYLQMGIEPGYFAWSAWADQPNVRVADGQTITVGSQEKFMQPSKYVAALNAPFFHLTYAEVKFLLAEAAVRGWNVPGSAEENFMQGLEAAVASAEQYPGAPATSTTALNTFKESYASIFGGGNTQDKLEAIGEQLWLNFFLNGAEAYSSWRRTGYPQLVPFTRTPEGEVSTTNGVIPRRLFYPSSEAIQNSANYNEAISRMGGDNWLNRVWWDAQ; this comes from the coding sequence ATGAAAAAAGTATCCTTTATAGTTGCAGCCATACTTGTGGTATTACAAGGTTGTACAGATCATTTTAATGAATTAAATGTAAACCCGGCTAGTTTTGCGGAAGTTGAACCGGGTACGCAGTTAACTAAAATACAGCTCGACATGACAGGCAACAGAGAGCTTGTCTGGTATGAAGACCTGGGAATTACATCACCACTAGCTCAACAACTGAGCGGCTCCTGGTGGGTGCAGCATGGCGGGCAATACCGCACTACAGAAAGAAGTCATTTTTATTCGTTATGGGAGCAGACGTATCCCAGGGAAATAAAAAACATAACCGATATTATAAGGGTTACTGCAAATGATCCGAATCAGGTAAATATGAATTCTGTAGCCAGAATGATGCGGGTATACATATTTGCCAAGCTCACAGATTTATATGGAGATATTCCTTACTCTGAAGCAGCACAAGGTTATACGCAAGGAATATTTCTTCCAAAATACGATAAACAGGAAGCCATATATGCTGATTTCTTTAAAGAGTTAGATGAGGCTGTAAGGGGCATGGACAATGCAAGGCCTAGAGCAACAGGTGATATCTGGTACAGCGGCGATGTGAACAAGTGGCGTAAATTTGGTAATTCTCTGCGGTTACGCTTAGGGATGAGACTAACCAAAGTAAATGCTGCTGAAGCACAGAAACAGGTAGCAGCGGCTATTGCTGCGCCTGGTGGTTTAATGGAGTCTGTTGCAGATAATGCTGTAACCAGGCACGCTGCAACTCCTTTTACAGCCGGCTCCGGAGACATTACAGGTAATGGCAGATCACAGGTATTCCAATCTACAAATAATTCTGAAAGCTACAGGCTGACAAGACCTTTGGTTAATCTGATGAAGAACCAGAACGACCCGCGCCTGTTCATTTTTGGCGGCACTTATCTGAAAGTAGAAGCAGGAGGCATATATCCGGGAGATGCTGAAAGCAATCCTGCAGCTAACGATATTACGCCATACTTACAAATGGGTATTGAGCCTGGCTACTTTGCCTGGAGTGCTTGGGCAGATCAACCAAATGTAAGAGTTGCCGATGGCCAAACAATTACGGTTGGCTCACAAGAAAAATTTATGCAGCCAAGCAAATATGTAGCGGCTCTAAATGCACCATTTTTTCATTTGACATATGCAGAAGTGAAGTTTTTGCTGGCAGAAGCTGCTGTACGTGGTTGGAATGTGCCCGGATCAGCTGAGGAAAACTTTATGCAAGGCCTTGAGGCAGCAGTTGCATCGGCTGAACAGTACCCTGGTGCTCCTGCCACTTCTACCACTGCTTTAAATACGTTTAAAGAAAGCTATGCTTCGATTTTTGGAGGCGGTAATACTCAGGATAAACTGGAAGCTATTGGTGAACAGTTGTGGTTAAACTTCTTCTTAAATGGTGCTGAGGCTTATTCTAGCTGGAGAAGAACCGGCTATCCTCAACTGGTGCCGTTTACAAGAACTCCTGAAGGAGAGGTAAGTACAACAAATGGCGTTATTCCTAGGCGTTTGTTTTATCCGTCATCTGAAGCTATACAAAACAGCGCGAATTATAACGAAGCCATCAGCAGAATGGGCGGCGACAATTGGCTGAACCGTGTTTGGTGGGATGCACAGTAA
- a CDS encoding glycoside hydrolase family 9 protein produces MSIKAIFLQFIILVCCICISCSSAQQNSDAGEQTAVVTDAIRLNQVGFYPNAEKLAVLVGEHAGGKFFIKTADLKETVFTGDLSASKASEFSQKPTRVADFTAFTKAGSYVVEIPGVGHSYAFEIAENVHRDVAVAAIKGFYYQRLSVDLPEQYAGKWHRAAGHPDNKVFIHPSAASPQRPAGAVISAPRGWYDAGDYNKYIVNSGITMGTMLSAYEDFPAFYKALELNIPESGNSVPDLLDEVLWNLRWMLAMQDPYDGGVYNKLTNPSFDGMIMPAEATKPRYVVQKGTAATLDFAAVMAQASRVYKAYNNEFPGLADSCLTAATKAWAWAQKHPDVNYDQNAMNKKFKPEVTTGAYEDKDYRDEFIWAASELYVTTKDESFYAAVNMFPDNDMPLPSWPQVRLLGYYTLARFQNNLTAAAKKDFPELKKRMVSFADELVEGVATRSYRTVMGKSEKDYIWGSSSVAANQGIALIQAYKLTSDKKYLQAALSNMDYLLGRNATGYSFLTGFGTKSTMHPHHRPSIADGIEEPIPGLLSGGTNANAAKQDKCTTYQSTFADEVYTDDDCSYASNEIAINWNAPFVYLAGAVEALQGNTTF; encoded by the coding sequence ATGTCAATAAAGGCTATTTTTCTTCAATTCATTATTTTAGTTTGTTGCATCTGCATTTCCTGCTCCTCTGCCCAGCAGAACTCGGATGCAGGAGAACAGACTGCTGTGGTAACAGATGCCATTCGTTTAAACCAGGTTGGTTTTTATCCTAATGCTGAAAAGCTTGCTGTTTTAGTGGGAGAACATGCAGGAGGAAAATTTTTTATAAAAACAGCTGATTTGAAAGAAACCGTTTTTACCGGTGACCTTTCTGCCTCTAAAGCCTCTGAATTCTCGCAGAAGCCTACCCGCGTGGCTGACTTTACTGCTTTTACAAAGGCAGGCAGCTATGTGGTAGAGATTCCGGGTGTTGGCCACTCGTATGCATTTGAGATTGCAGAAAATGTGCATAGAGATGTAGCAGTTGCAGCTATAAAAGGCTTTTACTACCAGCGTTTGTCAGTAGACTTGCCGGAGCAATATGCAGGTAAATGGCATCGTGCCGCTGGCCATCCGGATAACAAGGTGTTTATCCATCCCTCAGCTGCTTCGCCTCAACGACCAGCCGGAGCTGTTATTTCTGCTCCAAGGGGGTGGTATGATGCCGGAGATTACAACAAGTACATCGTTAACAGTGGCATTACCATGGGTACTATGCTGTCGGCTTACGAAGATTTCCCAGCTTTTTACAAAGCCTTGGAATTGAATATTCCGGAAAGCGGCAATAGCGTACCGGATCTGCTGGATGAAGTGCTGTGGAACCTGCGCTGGATGCTGGCTATGCAGGACCCTTACGATGGCGGTGTGTATAACAAACTAACAAATCCTTCTTTCGACGGTATGATTATGCCTGCTGAAGCTACCAAACCAAGGTATGTAGTGCAGAAAGGTACAGCGGCCACTTTAGATTTTGCAGCAGTAATGGCACAGGCAAGCCGTGTATACAAAGCTTATAACAATGAGTTTCCTGGCTTGGCAGACTCCTGCTTAACTGCAGCAACAAAGGCCTGGGCATGGGCACAGAAGCATCCGGATGTAAACTATGATCAGAATGCCATGAACAAGAAGTTTAAACCTGAAGTAACAACGGGTGCTTATGAAGATAAAGATTATAGAGATGAATTTATCTGGGCTGCTTCTGAACTATATGTTACCACTAAAGATGAAAGCTTTTATGCAGCAGTAAATATGTTCCCTGACAATGACATGCCGTTGCCTTCTTGGCCGCAGGTTCGCTTGCTGGGCTATTATACCTTAGCCCGCTTTCAGAATAACTTAACAGCTGCAGCAAAGAAAGATTTTCCAGAACTTAAAAAGCGTATGGTTTCTTTTGCTGATGAACTTGTAGAAGGTGTTGCAACGAGGTCTTATCGTACCGTAATGGGCAAGTCAGAAAAGGATTATATTTGGGGAAGTAGTTCCGTGGCTGCTAATCAGGGTATAGCTTTAATACAGGCTTATAAGTTAACATCAGATAAAAAGTATTTGCAGGCAGCGCTCAGCAATATGGATTATCTGCTGGGTAGGAACGCAACAGGTTATTCTTTTCTGACAGGTTTTGGAACAAAATCAACGATGCACCCGCACCACCGCCCTTCTATAGCAGATGGTATTGAGGAGCCTATACCAGGACTGCTTTCCGGTGGAACCAATGCCAATGCTGCTAAACAAGACAAATGTACCACCTACCAGTCAACTTTTGCCGACGAAGTATACACAGATGATGATTGCTCTTATGCTTCCAACGAAATTGCCATTAACTGGAATGCGCCATTTGTTTACCTGGCAGGAGCAGTAGAAGCATTGCAAGGAAATACAACATTTTAA